In Rhodococcus rhodochrous, a single genomic region encodes these proteins:
- a CDS encoding arabinofuranosyltransferase: MLADTPVAVAPLRRAVSTLVQFVCAALVAALVAAVGLFAFDRVQWPAFNSSNVTQAVTTVLQFAALAVLGLSIYLLRRRRWVTGARVLSWAALSGLVTATLGMPLAATRLYLHGISVDQEFRTQFLTRLTDSAALRDMNYADLPSFYPAGWFWIGGRVANLLGMDGWEVFKPYAIGSLAVAAVVALVLWSELVRSDLAVLAATATTLVVLAYGSPEPYGAVIAVLVAPALVLAWGGFLPAVRGGRVRQGWGAVVGTGLFLGLAATFYTLYLGIAAFAVTVMAVVAAYLARRAAGSWRAVLPVLVRLVVIAVIAVIVALIVWAPFVFDVLGGNPPSESGTATHYLPDTGARLPLPMFHMSLIGLLSLLGTVWLVGRASSSHRAQALGLGVIAVYLWYLASMALTAVGNTLLAFRLEVILLVLLAAAGAFAFVDFSRWISLATSENPRVRRVLVAVGALGALAFTQNIPQVLGGEITVAYTDTDGAGERADQRPAGAASYYAEVDDVLLSQLGGERDDHVVLTADTSFLAYYPYFGFQALTSHYANPLAEFSARAAAIEEWSELSSPDELLAAWEELPWRAPDAVVFRQGAEGYTLRLAEDVYPNDPNVRRYTVTFPKELFDDPRFTVTEVGPFVVVTATGESA; encoded by the coding sequence GTGCTCGCCGACACTCCTGTAGCAGTAGCCCCGTTACGCCGTGCCGTCTCGACGCTCGTGCAGTTCGTCTGCGCAGCGCTCGTCGCAGCGCTCGTCGCGGCGGTGGGGCTGTTCGCCTTCGACCGCGTGCAGTGGCCGGCGTTCAACTCGTCGAACGTGACGCAGGCCGTCACCACCGTCCTGCAGTTCGCGGCGCTCGCCGTACTCGGCCTGTCGATCTACCTGCTGCGTCGCCGCAGATGGGTGACGGGGGCTCGGGTGTTGTCGTGGGCGGCGTTGTCCGGTCTGGTCACCGCGACCCTCGGGATGCCGTTGGCTGCGACCCGCCTCTATCTCCACGGCATCTCCGTCGACCAGGAGTTCCGCACCCAGTTCCTCACGCGTCTGACGGACAGCGCGGCGTTGCGCGACATGAACTACGCCGACCTGCCGTCGTTCTATCCGGCCGGGTGGTTCTGGATCGGTGGGCGTGTCGCGAATCTGCTGGGCATGGACGGCTGGGAAGTGTTCAAGCCTTATGCGATCGGTTCGCTGGCGGTCGCGGCGGTCGTCGCCCTGGTGTTGTGGTCCGAGCTCGTCCGCTCTGACCTGGCGGTGCTCGCTGCCACCGCGACGACGCTCGTCGTGCTGGCCTACGGTTCGCCTGAGCCCTACGGAGCGGTGATCGCTGTGCTGGTCGCGCCGGCGTTGGTGCTGGCCTGGGGCGGTTTCCTGCCCGCCGTGCGTGGTGGCCGTGTGCGGCAGGGCTGGGGTGCCGTCGTGGGCACGGGCTTGTTCCTCGGCCTCGCCGCGACCTTCTACACCCTCTATCTCGGTATCGCCGCGTTCGCGGTGACGGTGATGGCCGTCGTCGCGGCGTACCTCGCGCGTCGCGCCGCCGGGTCGTGGCGGGCTGTCCTTCCGGTGCTCGTGCGTCTCGTGGTGATCGCGGTGATCGCGGTGATCGTCGCGTTGATCGTGTGGGCGCCGTTCGTGTTCGACGTGCTGGGCGGTAATCCCCCGTCCGAGTCCGGTACCGCAACGCACTATCTCCCCGATACCGGTGCGCGACTGCCGTTGCCGATGTTCCACATGTCCTTGATCGGACTGTTGTCGTTGCTGGGCACCGTGTGGCTCGTGGGCCGCGCGTCGTCGTCGCATCGGGCGCAGGCGCTCGGGCTCGGGGTGATCGCGGTCTACCTGTGGTACCTCGCGTCGATGGCGTTGACCGCCGTGGGCAACACCCTGCTCGCGTTCCGTCTCGAGGTGATCCTGCTCGTACTGCTCGCTGCGGCAGGCGCATTCGCCTTCGTCGACTTCTCGCGGTGGATCAGCCTGGCGACCAGCGAGAATCCGCGCGTGCGCAGGGTTCTCGTGGCGGTGGGCGCTCTCGGTGCGCTGGCGTTCACCCAGAACATCCCGCAGGTGCTCGGGGGTGAGATCACCGTCGCCTACACCGACACCGACGGGGCCGGTGAACGCGCCGACCAGCGACCCGCCGGTGCCGCGTCCTACTACGCCGAGGTGGACGACGTCCTGCTGTCCCAGTTGGGCGGCGAGCGTGACGACCATGTGGTCCTCACGGCCGACACGTCCTTCCTCGCCTACTACCCGTACTTCGGCTTCCAGGCCCTGACCTCGCACTACGCCAACCCGCTGGCGGAATTCTCCGCGCGGGCCGCAGCGATCGAGGAGTGGTCGGAGCTCTCCTCCCCCGACGAACTGCTCGCCGCGTGGGAGGAGTTGCCGTGGCGAGCCCCCGACGCCGTCGTCTTCCGACAGGGCGCCGAGGGCTACACGCTGCGTCTGGCCGAGGACGTCTACCCGAACGATCCCAATGTTCGGCGGTACACGGTGACCTTCCCCAAGGAACTCTTCGACGATCCCCGCTTCACCGTGACCGAGGTGGGGCCGTTCGTCGTCGTCACCGCGACGGGCGAATCGGCATGA
- a CDS encoding decaprenylphospho-beta-D-erythro-pentofuranosid-2-ulose 2-reductase, which yields MINAVGNPQTLLLLGGTSEIGLAIVEEYLRKAPARVILAALPGDPRREDAVAQAKAAGATQVDLIDFDALDTASHPAVIDQAWKDGDVDIAIVAFGLDADAEELWQNQSKAVRVAEVNYTAAVSVGVLVGERMKAQGFGRIIAMSSVAGERVKRANFVYGSTKAGLDGFYLGLGEALRPFGPRVTVVRPGQVRTQFSAHVDEAPLTVNKEDVAKLAVAASDRGKEIVWAPGTFRFVMIVLRHLPRAIFRKLPI from the coding sequence ATGATCAACGCCGTCGGCAACCCCCAGACCCTGCTGCTGCTCGGTGGCACCTCCGAGATCGGCCTGGCCATCGTCGAGGAGTACCTCCGCAAGGCCCCGGCCCGCGTGATCCTCGCGGCCCTGCCCGGCGACCCGCGTCGTGAGGACGCCGTCGCCCAGGCGAAGGCCGCGGGTGCGACGCAGGTCGACCTGATCGACTTCGACGCCCTCGACACCGCGAGCCACCCGGCCGTCATCGATCAGGCATGGAAGGACGGCGACGTCGACATCGCGATCGTCGCCTTCGGTCTGGACGCCGACGCCGAGGAGTTGTGGCAGAACCAGAGCAAGGCCGTGCGGGTCGCGGAGGTCAACTACACGGCTGCCGTCTCCGTGGGCGTGCTGGTGGGCGAGAGGATGAAGGCGCAGGGCTTCGGCCGCATCATCGCGATGTCGTCGGTCGCCGGTGAGCGCGTCAAGCGCGCCAACTTCGTCTACGGCTCCACCAAGGCCGGCCTCGACGGCTTCTACCTCGGACTCGGCGAGGCGCTGCGTCCGTTCGGTCCGCGCGTGACGGTCGTGCGCCCCGGCCAGGTGCGCACGCAGTTCAGCGCGCACGTCGACGAGGCGCCGCTCACCGTGAACAAGGAGGACGTCGCGAAGCTCGCGGTCGCGGCCTCCGATCGCGGCAAAGAGATCGTCTGGGCACCGGGCACCTTCCGGTTCGTGATGATCGTGCTGCGTCACCTGCCGCGCGCGATCTTCCGCAAGCTGCCGATCTGA
- a CDS encoding FAD-binding oxidoreductase: protein MSTTATEQASEPLPTQTRTLTGWGRTAPTTAEVLSTPDVDVIAKAVARVAEDNESKPSHLRRGVIARGLGRSYGDPAQNAGGLVIDMTALNKIHSIDRDSRKVVVDGGVSLDQLMRAALPFGLWVPVLPGTRQVTIGGAIGADIHGKNHHSAGSFGNHVKSIDLLTADGQVRTCTPTGRNAKLFWATVGGMGLTGIILRATIEMTPTETAYFIADSRRTESLDETIALHSDGSEANYDYSSAWFDAISPEPKLGRAAVSRGNLAKLDQLPKKLQKDPLKFDAPTLLTLPDVFPNGLANKFNFSVIGELYYRKTKNADNQVQNLTAFYHPLDLFGEWNRGYGPNGFLQYQFVVPPEAVDEFKKIIRDIQASGHHSFLNVFKLFGEGNKAPLSFPIPGWNICVDFRIKPGLNEFVRELDKRVLEFGGRLYTAKDSRTDAETFHAMYPRIDEWLKVRRSVDPTNVFASDMSRRLELH, encoded by the coding sequence ATGTCCACGACAGCTACGGAGCAGGCGAGCGAGCCGCTCCCCACCCAGACCCGCACCCTGACCGGCTGGGGGCGCACCGCGCCGACCACCGCAGAGGTGCTGTCCACTCCCGACGTCGACGTGATCGCGAAGGCCGTTGCGCGAGTCGCGGAAGACAACGAGTCGAAGCCGTCGCACCTGCGGCGCGGCGTGATCGCACGCGGGCTCGGACGCTCCTACGGCGACCCGGCGCAGAACGCGGGCGGGCTCGTCATCGACATGACGGCGCTGAACAAGATCCACAGCATCGACCGTGACTCCCGCAAGGTCGTGGTGGACGGTGGTGTGAGCCTCGACCAGCTCATGCGCGCCGCGCTGCCGTTCGGTCTGTGGGTGCCCGTCCTGCCGGGCACGCGCCAGGTCACCATCGGTGGTGCGATCGGTGCCGACATCCACGGCAAGAACCACCACAGCGCGGGCAGCTTCGGCAACCACGTCAAGTCCATCGACCTGCTCACCGCCGACGGCCAGGTCCGCACGTGCACCCCCACCGGGCGCAACGCCAAGCTGTTCTGGGCGACCGTGGGCGGAATGGGTCTGACAGGCATCATCCTGCGCGCGACCATCGAGATGACCCCCACGGAGACGGCGTACTTCATCGCCGACAGTCGCCGCACCGAATCGCTCGACGAGACGATCGCCCTGCACAGCGACGGTTCGGAAGCGAACTACGACTACTCCAGCGCATGGTTCGACGCCATCTCGCCGGAGCCGAAGCTCGGCCGCGCCGCAGTCTCCCGAGGCAACCTCGCGAAGCTCGACCAGCTGCCGAAGAAGCTGCAGAAGGACCCGCTCAAGTTCGACGCGCCGACCCTGCTGACCCTGCCCGACGTATTCCCGAACGGGCTGGCCAACAAGTTCAACTTCTCGGTGATCGGTGAGCTGTACTACCGGAAGACGAAGAACGCCGACAACCAGGTCCAGAATCTGACGGCGTTCTACCACCCCCTCGACCTGTTCGGGGAGTGGAACCGCGGCTACGGACCCAACGGCTTCCTGCAGTACCAGTTCGTGGTGCCGCCGGAAGCGGTCGACGAGTTCAAGAAGATCATCCGCGACATCCAGGCGTCGGGACACCACTCGTTCCTGAACGTGTTCAAGCTGTTCGGTGAAGGGAACAAGGCTCCGCTCAGCTTCCCCATCCCCGGCTGGAACATCTGCGTCGACTTCCGGATCAAGCCGGGCCTGAACGAGTTCGTGCGCGAACTCGACAAGCGGGTCCTCGAGTTCGGTGGTCGCCTCTACACCGCGAAGGATTCGCGGACCGACGCGGAGACCTTCCACGCCATGTACCCGCGGATCGACGAGTGGTTGAAGGTGCGCCGCTCCGTCGACCCCACGAACGTCTTCGCCTCCGATATGTCCAGAAGGTTGGAACTCCACTGA
- a CDS encoding GtrA family protein, with the protein MSWSPGKMLFLTGVTLVCVPESHDHVQPLPEHHAPLAPELPLTDSTADEALDLKTQLTRFVLTGGFSAIVDYGLYVLLMALGVTRDVAKALSFVAGTTTAYLINRRWTFKAPPSRVRFAAVVVLYAVTFAAQVGINRVLNEALGDEWWVTPFAFVVAQGTATVINFVVQRVVIFRLH; encoded by the coding sequence GTGTCCTGGTCACCCGGCAAGATGCTGTTCCTCACGGGCGTTACCCTCGTCTGCGTGCCGGAATCCCACGACCATGTGCAGCCGCTGCCGGAGCACCACGCCCCACTGGCTCCCGAACTGCCGTTGACCGATTCGACGGCCGACGAGGCGCTGGACCTGAAGACGCAGCTCACGCGGTTCGTCCTGACCGGCGGGTTCTCGGCGATCGTCGACTACGGCCTGTACGTCCTGCTCATGGCACTGGGCGTCACCCGCGACGTCGCGAAGGCCCTGTCGTTCGTGGCCGGCACCACCACCGCCTACCTGATCAACCGCCGCTGGACCTTCAAGGCCCCGCCGAGCCGCGTCCGCTTCGCGGCTGTGGTGGTCCTGTACGCCGTGACGTTCGCCGCACAGGTCGGCATCAACCGCGTACTCAACGAAGCCCTCGGCGACGAGTGGTGGGTCACGCCCTTCGCCTTCGTCGTCGCCCAGGGCACCGCGACGGTGATCAACTTCGTCGTCCAGCGGGTCGTGATTTTCCGCCTCCACTGA
- a CDS encoding DUF559 domain-containing protein, producing MSRSRAHAIMARQDGVVTRDQAVRCGLSIAIIDHYVRSGEWVSLAPGIYLRADRERTPSVHLRTAVYSAGRAATAWGPSAAWWHGILDRPPARYFVTVPHGRAIVRNGNVHLRRRDLPADDIVTVRGLRVTGVPLTVLEAAVELKEGSVLMDRALQRHTSLALMERSHRRNPGRRGSRAAETLLCTARNGGHSQAERIFHRLLRRAGLTGWRAHVMSCGYEIDVAFEAERVAIEIDGWAWHRDADRHRHDIERQNVLINAGWHVLRFTWHMLTQDPDGVVRRIRAALGRTR from the coding sequence ATGTCACGCTCCCGAGCGCACGCGATCATGGCCCGGCAGGACGGTGTCGTCACCCGAGATCAGGCTGTGAGATGCGGACTGAGCATCGCGATCATCGACCATTACGTGCGATCCGGCGAATGGGTCTCCCTGGCGCCCGGTATCTACCTGCGCGCCGACCGGGAGCGTACTCCGTCGGTGCATTTGCGCACCGCGGTCTACAGCGCGGGACGTGCGGCGACGGCATGGGGTCCGAGCGCCGCGTGGTGGCACGGCATCCTCGACAGGCCTCCCGCCCGTTACTTCGTCACCGTCCCACACGGGCGGGCCATCGTGAGGAACGGGAATGTGCACCTCCGTCGCAGGGACCTGCCCGCCGACGACATCGTGACCGTGCGCGGGCTGCGGGTCACAGGTGTACCTCTCACGGTGTTGGAGGCAGCGGTCGAGCTGAAGGAGGGTTCCGTCCTCATGGACAGAGCACTTCAACGACACACGTCATTGGCTTTGATGGAGCGGTCCCACCGCCGGAATCCGGGACGTCGTGGGTCGCGCGCTGCGGAGACATTGTTGTGCACCGCCCGGAACGGCGGGCACTCCCAGGCCGAACGCATCTTCCATCGGCTGCTACGTCGGGCAGGGCTCACCGGCTGGCGTGCACACGTGATGAGCTGTGGCTACGAGATCGACGTCGCGTTCGAGGCCGAACGGGTGGCGATAGAGATCGACGGATGGGCGTGGCATCGCGACGCAGACCGTCACCGCCACGACATCGAAAGACAGAACGTCCTGATCAACGCAGGATGGCACGTCCTGCGATTCACCTGGCACATGTTGACGCAGGACCCGGACGGCGTCGTACGCCGGATCCGTGCGGCACTCGGCCGCACCCGATGA